The following proteins are encoded in a genomic region of Streptomyces sp. NBC_01723:
- a CDS encoding transglycosylase domain-containing protein — translation MIDYPRYDRDGWRRWVPSWKLVSGLCIGFFGTMVAAAGIAYAMVSVPVVDDSATAQNNVYYWADGSRMVATGGERNRQSVDLSQIPKEMRNAIISQENKTFYSDSGIDPKGIARAVFNMAKGGDTQGGSTITQQYVKNAMLNDQSQTISRKVKEIFVSIKVGTDVSKDDILEGYLNSAYYGRGAYGIQAASRAYFNVDAVDLNAGQCAFLSAVLKGATYYDPAGSTSIDPAATPEANQDRARNQMQDTLDKMVEYGHLSQADRAKYTDLPKWKNPESNAQLGGQIGYLVRLAKSSVIKNTDVSEQQLEKGGYSIYTTFDKKKVDELEKAVQKVYKKNIDPKKRPEKDTHVQFGGASVNPETGAIEAIYGGEDATKHFTNNADVTGAQVGSTFKPYVLAAAMKWGVRDPDGAETQPQDERTVVSPKSLYSGKNNLKIKNYDGSIWQNEKGEQWRQENDGKDSVGEAPDYKIDLREAMRESVNSAFVQLGMDVGLDKVKESAVDAGLLEDSLAGAGYPSFSIGVSDPSAIRMAGSYATFADSGKQRDPFSVTKVTNKDGTLFSHKVETKQAFTAKVADNVTDVLKTVVEDGTGTNAQLQGREVAGKTGTTDGNKSAWFVGYTPQLSTAISMFRYPDDETIKNRSFLEMYGTGGEEKIHGASFPSVIWQDYMEDAMKGEKVEKFPKPEPIGEVINDAPSPTPTPSPSVTEEKPSPSPTPSPSKTEVTPSPTPTESCGPFDFNCDDGNNGSNGNGNGGNDAGGTGNSPSPSTSPSETGEEDDGGFIRGPNG, via the coding sequence ATGATCGACTATCCGCGCTACGACCGGGACGGGTGGCGCCGCTGGGTGCCCTCCTGGAAGCTCGTCTCCGGGCTGTGCATCGGCTTCTTCGGCACGATGGTGGCCGCCGCGGGCATCGCCTACGCCATGGTGAGCGTCCCCGTCGTCGACGATTCGGCCACGGCGCAGAACAACGTCTACTACTGGGCCGACGGCAGCCGGATGGTCGCCACGGGTGGTGAGCGCAACCGGCAGAGCGTCGACCTCTCCCAGATCCCCAAGGAGATGCGCAACGCGATCATCTCCCAGGAGAACAAGACGTTCTACTCCGACAGCGGCATCGACCCCAAGGGCATCGCCCGCGCCGTGTTCAACATGGCCAAGGGCGGTGACACGCAGGGTGGCTCCACCATCACCCAGCAGTACGTCAAGAACGCGATGCTGAATGACCAGTCGCAGACGATCTCCCGCAAGGTGAAGGAGATCTTCGTCTCGATCAAGGTCGGCACCGATGTGTCCAAGGACGACATCCTCGAGGGCTACCTCAACTCCGCGTACTACGGCCGCGGCGCCTATGGCATCCAGGCCGCCTCACGGGCGTACTTCAATGTGGACGCCGTCGACCTGAACGCCGGGCAGTGTGCCTTCCTGTCGGCGGTCCTCAAGGGCGCCACGTACTACGACCCGGCGGGATCGACCTCGATCGACCCGGCGGCCACGCCCGAGGCCAACCAGGACCGTGCCAGGAACCAGATGCAGGACACCCTCGACAAGATGGTGGAGTACGGGCATCTGAGCCAGGCGGACCGGGCGAAGTACACCGATCTCCCCAAGTGGAAGAACCCGGAGTCGAACGCGCAGCTGGGCGGCCAGATCGGCTACCTCGTCAGGCTCGCGAAGTCCTCCGTGATCAAGAACACCGACGTGTCGGAGCAGCAGCTGGAGAAGGGTGGCTACTCGATCTACACGACCTTCGACAAGAAGAAGGTCGACGAGCTCGAGAAGGCCGTCCAGAAGGTCTACAAGAAGAACATCGACCCCAAGAAGCGCCCCGAGAAGGACACCCACGTCCAGTTCGGCGGGGCTTCGGTGAACCCCGAGACGGGTGCCATCGAGGCCATCTACGGCGGTGAGGACGCCACCAAGCACTTCACCAACAACGCCGACGTCACCGGCGCCCAGGTCGGTTCGACCTTCAAGCCGTACGTGCTCGCGGCGGCGATGAAGTGGGGCGTGCGTGATCCCGACGGCGCCGAGACCCAGCCCCAGGACGAGCGCACGGTCGTCTCCCCGAAGAGCCTGTACAGCGGGAAGAACAACCTCAAGATCAAGAACTACGACGGGTCGATCTGGCAGAACGAGAAGGGCGAGCAGTGGCGCCAGGAGAACGACGGCAAGGATTCCGTCGGTGAGGCGCCCGACTACAAGATCGACCTTCGTGAGGCCATGCGGGAGTCGGTCAACTCCGCGTTCGTCCAGCTCGGCATGGACGTCGGACTGGACAAGGTCAAGGAGTCCGCGGTCGACGCGGGACTCCTGGAGGACAGCCTGGCGGGAGCGGGTTACCCCTCGTTCTCCATCGGTGTCTCGGACCCGAGTGCCATCCGCATGGCGGGCTCGTACGCCACCTTCGCGGACAGCGGCAAGCAGCGTGATCCGTTCTCGGTCACCAAGGTGACGAACAAGGACGGCACGCTCTTCTCGCACAAGGTGGAGACCAAGCAGGCGTTCACCGCGAAGGTCGCGGACAACGTCACGGACGTCCTCAAGACCGTCGTCGAGGACGGCACGGGCACCAACGCCCAGCTCCAGGGCCGTGAGGTGGCGGGCAAGACCGGTACGACGGACGGCAACAAGTCGGCCTGGTTCGTCGGCTACACCCCGCAGCTGTCGACCGCGATCAGCATGTTCCGGTACCCGGACGACGAGACCATCAAGAACCGTTCGTTCCTGGAGATGTACGGAACGGGTGGCGAGGAGAAGATCCACGGTGCGTCCTTCCCGTCCGTGATCTGGCAGGACTACATGGAAGACGCGATGAAGGGCGAGAAGGTCGAGAAGTTCCCGAAGCCCGAGCCCATCGGCGAGGTCATCAACGACGCCCCGTCGCCGACCCCGACTCCCTCGCCCTCCGTGACGGAGGAGAAGCCGAGTCCGTCCCCGACGCCGTCGCCCAGCAAGACGGAGGTCACCCCCTCCCCCACGCCGACCGAGTCCTGCGGTCCCTTCGACTTCAACTGCGACGACGGGAACAACGGAAGCAACGGCAACGGCAACGGCGGCAACGATGCGGGAGGAACCGGCAACAGTCCATCGCCCTCGACATCACCCAGTGAAACGGGCGAAGAGGACGACGGCGGATTCATCCGGGGCCCGAACGGCTAG
- a CDS encoding PadR family transcriptional regulator: MSRRSGILEFAVLGLLRESPMHGYELRKRLNTSLGVFRAFSYGTLYPCLKTLVANGWLIEEPGNIGEAAASLTGRRAKIVYRLTADGKEHFEQLLSQTGPDAYDDETFAARFAFFGQTSRDVRMRVLEGRRSRLEERLEKMRASLARTRERLDDYTLELQRHGMESVEREVRWLNELIESERAGRDLRGPVAEGTAHQDTTSGATGGLPRPGDEPLPDTPGDTAT; encoded by the coding sequence ATGAGCCGGCGATCCGGCATCCTCGAGTTCGCCGTACTCGGCCTGCTCCGCGAGTCCCCCATGCACGGCTATGAGCTGCGCAAACGGCTCAACACATCACTGGGTGTGTTCCGGGCGTTCAGCTACGGGACGCTCTATCCCTGCCTCAAGACGCTGGTCGCCAACGGCTGGTTGATCGAGGAACCCGGGAACATCGGCGAGGCCGCGGCCTCCCTCACGGGACGTCGCGCCAAGATCGTCTACCGGTTGACGGCCGACGGTAAGGAACATTTCGAGCAGCTCCTTTCACAGACGGGCCCGGACGCGTACGACGACGAGACGTTCGCCGCTCGCTTCGCGTTCTTCGGGCAGACGTCGCGTGACGTACGCATGCGCGTGCTCGAGGGCCGGCGCAGCCGGCTGGAGGAGCGCCTGGAGAAGATGAGGGCCTCCCTGGCCCGCACCCGGGAGCGGCTCGACGACTACACGCTTGAGCTGCAGCGCCACGGAATGGAGTCCGTGGAGCGCGAGGTGCGCTGGCTGAACGAGCTCATCGAGAGCGAGCGGGCGGGGCGGGATCTGCGAGGTCCCGTCGCCGAGGGGACCGCACATCAGGACACGACATCTGGAGCGACGGGCGGCCTGCCCCGGCCGGGGGACGAACCCCTGCCGGATACGCCCGGCGACACCGCCACGTGA
- a CDS encoding inositol-3-phosphate synthase — MGSVRVAIVGVGNCAASLVQGVEYYKDADAESKVPGLMHVQFGDYHVRDIEFVAAFDVDAKKVGLDLADAIGASENNTIKICDVPNSGVQVQRGHTLDGLGKYYRETIEESAEEPADIVKVLKDKQVDVLVCYLPVGSEDAAKYYAQCAIDAKVAFVNALPVFIAGTKEWADKFTEAGVPIVGDDIKSQVGATITHRVMAKLFEDRGVVLDRTMQLNVGGNMDFKNMLERDRLESKKISKTQAVTSQIPDRDLGEKNVHIGPSDYVAWLDDRKWAYVRLEGRAFGDVPLNLEYKLEVWDSPNSAGVIIDALRAAKIAKDRGIGGPILSASSYFMKSPPVQYFDDEARTNVEKFIAGEVER, encoded by the coding sequence ATGGGTTCGGTTCGCGTAGCCATCGTCGGTGTGGGCAACTGCGCCGCATCGCTGGTTCAGGGCGTCGAGTACTACAAGGACGCCGATGCGGAGTCCAAGGTCCCGGGCCTGATGCACGTCCAGTTCGGCGACTACCACGTCCGCGACATCGAGTTCGTCGCCGCCTTCGACGTGGACGCCAAGAAGGTCGGCCTGGATCTCGCGGACGCCATCGGCGCCTCCGAGAACAACACCATCAAGATCTGCGACGTGCCGAACAGCGGCGTCCAGGTCCAGCGCGGCCACACGCTCGACGGTCTCGGCAAGTACTACCGCGAGACCATCGAGGAGTCCGCCGAGGAGCCGGCCGACATCGTCAAGGTCCTCAAGGACAAGCAGGTCGACGTCCTGGTCTGCTACCTGCCCGTCGGTTCCGAGGACGCGGCGAAGTACTACGCCCAGTGCGCCATCGACGCCAAGGTCGCCTTCGTCAACGCCCTCCCGGTCTTCATCGCCGGCACCAAGGAGTGGGCGGACAAGTTCACCGAGGCCGGTGTCCCGATCGTCGGTGACGACATCAAGTCGCAGGTCGGCGCCACCATCACGCACCGCGTCATGGCGAAGCTGTTCGAGGACCGGGGCGTCGTCCTGGACCGCACGATGCAGCTGAACGTCGGCGGCAACATGGACTTCAAGAACATGCTCGAGCGCGACCGCCTCGAGTCGAAGAAGATCTCCAAGACGCAGGCCGTCACCTCGCAGATCCCCGACCGGGACCTCGGCGAGAAGAACGTGCACATCGGCCCGTCCGACTACGTCGCGTGGCTGGACGACCGCAAGTGGGCCTACGTCCGCCTGGAGGGCCGCGCGTTCGGCGACGTCCCGCTGAACCTGGAGTACAAGCTCGAGGTCTGGGACTCCCCGAACTCCGCGGGTGTCATCATCGACGCCCTGCGCGCCGCGAAGATCGCCAAGGACCGCGGCATCGGCGGCCCGATCCTGTCGGCGTCGAGCTACTTCATGAAGTCCCCGCCGGTCCAGTACTTCGACGACGAGGCCCGTACCAACGTCGAGAA